The following coding sequences are from one Rutidosis leptorrhynchoides isolate AG116_Rl617_1_P2 chromosome 11, CSIRO_AGI_Rlap_v1, whole genome shotgun sequence window:
- the LOC139874997 gene encoding uncharacterized mitochondrial protein AtMg00810-like, whose amino-acid sequence MKDLSPISYFLGISVHRTNQRLFLNQTKYAKEILERAGIPNRKMSKTHVDNKSKLSSQAGPPYSNITLYRSLARALQYLTLTRPDISYVVQQICLHMHDPHKA is encoded by the coding sequence ATGAAGGATCTTAGTCCAATCAGTTATTTTCTTGGAATCTCCGTACATCGCACCAACCAAAGATTATTTCTTAATCAGACTAAATATGCTAAAGAAATTCTGGAACGAGCTGGAATACCTAATCGTAAAATGAGCAAAACACATGTTGATAACAAATCTAAACTTAGTTCACAAGCTGGTCCTCCTTACTCAAACATTACATTATATCGAAGCCTAGCAAGAGCTCTACAATACCTTACTTTAACTCGCCCTGATATCTCATATGTCGTGCAACAAATTTGCCTACATATGCATGATCCACACAAAGCATAA